The genomic DNA CTCACGCTCAGGGGGAATATGTCTGCTTCTGGGATGATGATAATCTGTACGAACCTCACGCTCTGACTGCCTTATATTGCACCACCAAAGGACATGATATTGGCATTGTTCAGGCGGAGCACTGGTCAGTCACCAACAGACGTTTTGTGCAGATTCCCAGAACCTGGTCGGGAAAAGTCCAGCCCGGGGATATCGATACCATGTGCCTTTGCGTGCGAACGGAACTGGCCAAAGTAGTTCCCTGGAATTCTCCGCCGCACAAGCGTGGGACAGACCATCGCTGGTTAAGCCGTCTGCTGGCTGAACCGAGAGATGTTAATCATGTTAAAATTGTGATCGGTAAGCATTTGACTTTTTAAAATAGAATTCATTTGCCGCGACTGGTAACTTTTTCCCCGCTGAAGATCTTGATTTTCCAATTCCATTAATGAAAATCGATGTTTTCTGTAGATCGACGGTTTTTTCCTGCGTTAATGATCCTAAGCGGGAGAAATTCCGTTTCATAACTTTCCGGATCATGACGAATGTAACAATTTGCATTTATTTAATGAGCATGGTAATCTGAACACAACTTAGAGTGAGCTGATGGTGGAGTTGGTTAAGTCGATTCAACGATTTAGCAATCTCCACCAATTAAATCACTGGTTAAGCAATCCAAGGTAACAATTTCAGCAAGGCCAGAGTTTCATACTCCGCAGACAATTCTGCAGGTCAACGCGAACATTTTTCTGGAGAAATTTCCATGGTGCCGATGCAAGGTCACCCGCATAAAAACCGAAAGAGCAGAAGTCAGGCTGGCTTTACACTGGTGGAACTGCTGGTGGTTATCGCCATCATTGGGACCCTGGTCGCTCTGCTGTTACCAGCTGTTCAACGCGCCCGCGAAGCTGCGAGAAGAACCGGCTGCCGTAACAATTTGCACCAAATTGTACTCGCAGCTCACAACTATCTCGATTCTCACAAAAGCTTCCCCTCCGGCTACATTTACGTCGATCCACTAGACGTCGATAACAACGGAGTTGCTGATATCGATAACGACGGGGACGGATTCATTGATGGGACCTCATATCCAGTAGGGTTTGGGCTTACGTACAGTACCGTGTATCCACTTCAGTTCCAGGAACCCGCAATTTTTAATATCGAATCAAATCCACAATATCAGGTCAATAATTGGTATATCGAAAATTACTGGTCATGGCATGCTCTGATGATGTCTGAAATGGATCTGAAGGTTTCGGTTGGTGCAGATACCAACATTCCCAAGTTTAATGTCGCAGGGGCTTGGTACAGTAATAATCTGCAAGCGGCCAAAGTGGATATTCCCTCCTATAAATGCCCATCAGCATCATTACCAAGTAATCGTCCGCAGGGATTTGGATTTACAACCTACAAGGGGAATTCCGGTCGGAACTGGGCTCCAGGGTCTACTCAGGCTATAAATGGTACGCCGGTTAACAATGGAATTCTTTATCGTAACAGTTCAGTTTCTGACAGAGATATTCCCGATGGAATGACGACTACCTTAATGGTTGGTGACTCCTTATTCGGTTTCTGGGCTGACGGGCGATCTTCCTGTTGTGCAGTCGTTCCAGGCTCAGGAGATAGCTCAACTCATCAATTTGACGACGTCTTTGGAGGCGGAGGCAGTGGACCTCCTGTTGCAGTTGGTTCGAATCCCGCATTCACTTTCGGAAGTTGGCACGATGGGCTTGTCATCTTCTCAATGTGCGATGGTTCCACAAGAGACATTAGTAAAGTCGTTAGTCGGGCTGTCCTTGGAAATTTAGCGACACGTAACGGCGGAGAGCGAATTTCTGATTTCTAGCACATTTCCCAAATCTAATTTTCCGCGTTCTGCCTGGGCAAATGTAGCGATTTAGGGAAATAATCGTACATGCGAAGGCACACGGCATTTAGAATTGTCGGCAGTGGCTAACTTCAGGGACTGAAAGATCAGTCCCTTTTTCATTGATTCTTACATCACTCGATCCATGAAAAAAGCACACTCAGTACTGAGTGTGCTTTTTATATTCGATACGCGGTGAACTCAAAGTGTTTCCACTTTAATTTGCACGTAGGTTAATTTGCTCGCGACGTTCTGCACGTCTGCGGGCGCGTCGTTTGGTTTCGCTCGGTTTTTCATAATATTCACGACGGCGCATTTCTTTTTTGATGCCGCTATGCTCGACGAGCTTACGGAAACGCTTGACCGCATCGGTCACCGCTTCCCCTTCACGTAGACGCAATTTAACCACGCAATTCACCTCCCCTCACTGTTTTTAAAGTCTGTTTTCAATCCGAAAAGTACGAATCATATATGTTAACCAATTTTCTGCTGATTTGATACCCAAAACCGCAGGCGATTCACGCAGAATTTAGCGACCGTTTGCAACAATTACCACAATCGGAGTCAGTTCGGCTGGTTTTTCATTCCTCTTGAGCGAATTCCGGAAACCCGATAACTTTTAATTCGAAATCATATCCCGACTCACTCGATGAGCGGAATTACCTTCCCCCCAATCCCACCGCAGCCTCTCGAGCTGCTCTTTCCCTGAGACATCTTGAATTCGATCCCCCCTTTCGATTCGAACGTCTTCCAAAGAGGTTTTCACATGATTGCTTGTCTTCATCGACTTGGACTTATCGCCGGAACGGTGCTGTCAACAGCCGCACTTTTCAGTTTGTGTGGCTGCATGCGAACATCAGGTTTTGTGATGAATGAGTCTGGTCAAGGTTATTACGAAGTTGGCAACTACGCGATGGCTCAACATGAGTTTCGTAAAGCTGTCATGGACGACCCAACCAATCCTCATTACCAATACAATTTGGCAGCTGCCATGCAGAAGCAAGGAAATACTGCTCAAGCCGAGCAGGTTTATCATCAGGCGCTGAATCTTAATCCTTCACACCAGCCTTCCTATCACGGGCTGGCCTCGTTGATGGTGGATGAAGGACGAACTGAAGAAGCCGAACAGCTTTTGACTGCCTGGGCAGGTTCTCAGCCTTATCTGGCCGAATCGCACGTGGAACTGGCCTGGCTTCAGCAGAAAAATGGCGATACTCAAGGAGCCGAGCAGTCGTTGCAGCAGGCATTGAGAGTGAACCCACGCAATGAATATGCAATTGCTCAACTGGGGCAAGTTTATGAGGAGCAGGGGCGTACAAACGATGCGGTTGCCATGTACGAACGAGCTTTGTTTGTTTCTCCCGGAAAGCACCAGGTGCAATCGAAACTTGCCTCTGCTCGTCAGCGGCAATATTCCAGTCCGACCTCTGCTGCCCCCACAATGCTGGCAGGTTCTCCCAATATGACGCCTAACAATCAGGGTCAGATCATGCAGGCTGGTTGGTCAAATCCGCAGATGCCGCAGTTCACGCAGACTTATCCACAGATGAGACAGCCACAATTCTCAACTGTTCAATACGTACAACCAAACATGAATCAGCCGCAATTTGCTGCCCCTCAAATCAGTCAGCAGTACCAGCCCCAAACATATCCAATGGTTCAGACTCCCGTTCAATACCCTTATCAGCACCATCAGGTGGCCCATTCTCAATGGACACCACAGAATCAGGCTCAACCTCAATACTCACAACCAATGCTGGGGCATATTCCGAATCCCTCAATGACACAAGGTTGGGCTCCGGCTCCACGGATTGCCACCAACCCGCATTATCAGTCCAGCATTCCTGGGTATCAGCCAGGTATGCCTAATATGCAGCTGGATCAGCAAGGCCCCGGGTATCACTCATCGATGCCTTATCAGCCTTCACAAAGCTATATTCCGCAGCAGAGTTTCCAGCCAATGAGCAGCCATCATGGACCACAGGCTCACGCGGAATGGATGCCACAAATGTCTCAGAATGTTCCCCATCTCCAGGCGTTTTGAGAGTGAGTAGAACAAGCTCAAATTTAATCGACTGCGTGAATTGATAGTTCTCGCAGTCGATTTTTTTTGTAATACCGCCTCAGATCTAGATATTTACAAGTACGATGCGTCTGAAGCTCATAAGGGGCACAGAGCGTACCACAAAAGTTGTTTGCTATTCATGCAGGCGATTCTGTTTCCAGCGGAGTCGGTCCTTTTTTCGGATGCAACCCTTTTCCTGCAATATGAGCGGTAATTGCAGCATCGATACCATGAGCAATACCAACCACAAAAAATGCGACAATAATATCCTCGGGATTACTATTTTGAATCCCCGAGACCAACAGGACGACAAAGGTCGTCCAGGTCATAATGCCGCCAAACATTTCGAGGATGGCAATTGTGGTATGCCCCATTAGAAAATCCCCCCAGGAGGGGAAGATAAAACTCCGCCAGGCCAATTCGGAGGGCTTCCAGTATGTCGCTCCACAATTGTCACAATCATGTTCATGTTTAGGCACTTTATCTTTGCAATGCGTGCACAAATTCTCCAGGGATTGTGAAGACTCTGGATCAAACCCGGATTCCCGATACCGATCCAACGCCTCCTGAAAAATCACAGGCATTGTTTTTCGGTCCGCTTTCGGAAAACCGCTGAACGCAAGTTTTTTCCCATCTTTGAGTTTCAGGTTCAGCATTCCATTCCAGGATCCTTTGAACTTTTCGATCTGACTGTAGTAAATCATCCAGAGTGTTTTTTTGGGTTTGCCTTTAGAACTGGAATGAATCATCACCAGTCGGAGATTCGTCAGCACAAAGACGGTGTGATTGATCATCATCGCCCAAATCCCCATGAAGTAATACTCCAGAAAGGAATAGCGCGTCCCTTTGGAGATGTAGAGGACTTCTTCACCTTCATGCAGAGAATCCTGCAGGATTTCCTGAGTGTTTTTTATGTACTGCAGTTTGGTTTTGAATGCTTTTTTCCAACCCCACCCCTTAACTTTCGGAAAGACAGATTCCAGATGGAAAGCGACTCCTTCTGGCAAAGTGGCTTTGAGTTCTTTCAATCGAGTTTGAGCCGTCGGCTCATTGTCCACGGGGGAAAAGACTTCATCCTGATCGAATTGAGACATGAAAAGCCCTTGACTTTATGGATTTAATGGCGGCAGTGCAAAGTGATTGTATCGAGTGGCGAACGCACTCTTGAGGTTACAGTTATGAGTGATGTTTGTAAAATTTACAATCATGAAATCGACAGAGAATTCCCCGAATTGCCTAGAGTCCGAAGTTGCCGTAATCGGGATAGCAGACAGCTTTTCAAGCCGAGCATGTTTTCGCAAGACTTGCATGAAAAGTAATCGCGTTGGGAAGTCGATGTTGCTGATACGTGTGAAAGGAATCGCACCTGCCTGCAACTGTACCTGGTTCAATGAGGTACAAAATCAGTGAGCCGCCAGATCCCGCGGCAACCAGAAAGGACTCTGTTTCTTCAATGTCACAATCTTCCGACCACAACACCGCATCGCAATCTTCCCACGAAGCCTCGAAAATTTCTCAGCTTG from Rubinisphaera italica includes the following:
- a CDS encoding DUF1559 family PulG-like putative transporter — translated: MVPMQGHPHKNRKSRSQAGFTLVELLVVIAIIGTLVALLLPAVQRAREAARRTGCRNNLHQIVLAAHNYLDSHKSFPSGYIYVDPLDVDNNGVADIDNDGDGFIDGTSYPVGFGLTYSTVYPLQFQEPAIFNIESNPQYQVNNWYIENYWSWHALMMSEMDLKVSVGADTNIPKFNVAGAWYSNNLQAAKVDIPSYKCPSASLPSNRPQGFGFTTYKGNSGRNWAPGSTQAINGTPVNNGILYRNSSVSDRDIPDGMTTTLMVGDSLFGFWADGRSSCCAVVPGSGDSSTHQFDDVFGGGGSGPPVAVGSNPAFTFGSWHDGLVIFSMCDGSTRDISKVVSRAVLGNLATRNGGERISDF
- a CDS encoding tetratricopeptide repeat protein, which encodes MIACLHRLGLIAGTVLSTAALFSLCGCMRTSGFVMNESGQGYYEVGNYAMAQHEFRKAVMDDPTNPHYQYNLAAAMQKQGNTAQAEQVYHQALNLNPSHQPSYHGLASLMVDEGRTEEAEQLLTAWAGSQPYLAESHVELAWLQQKNGDTQGAEQSLQQALRVNPRNEYAIAQLGQVYEEQGRTNDAVAMYERALFVSPGKHQVQSKLASARQRQYSSPTSAAPTMLAGSPNMTPNNQGQIMQAGWSNPQMPQFTQTYPQMRQPQFSTVQYVQPNMNQPQFAAPQISQQYQPQTYPMVQTPVQYPYQHHQVAHSQWTPQNQAQPQYSQPMLGHIPNPSMTQGWAPAPRIATNPHYQSSIPGYQPGMPNMQLDQQGPGYHSSMPYQPSQSYIPQQSFQPMSSHHGPQAHAEWMPQMSQNVPHLQAF
- the rpsU gene encoding 30S ribosomal protein S21, producing MVKLRLREGEAVTDAVKRFRKLVEHSGIKKEMRRREYYEKPSETKRRARRRAERREQINLRAN
- a CDS encoding glycosyltransferase family A protein; the protein is MSATTIQLSVITSTWQRQKHLAGLLQQLSQQSLGGLSIEHLVISDGPDPIAAALVKHSNSRYFELETNQGCYGVAAKDLGIAHAQGEYVCFWDDDNLYEPHALTALYCTTKGHDIGIVQAEHWSVTNRRFVQIPRTWSGKVQPGDIDTMCLCVRTELAKVVPWNSPPHKRGTDHRWLSRLLAEPRDVNHVKIVIGKHLTF